One Plasmodium sp. gorilla clade G2 genome assembly, chromosome: 12 genomic window carries:
- a CDS encoding mitochondrial import inner membrane translocase subunit TIM10, putative yields MNDNISKVNSTVVELLGMSDLFKRMQNTCWVKCIPDVHDSFLSVGETSCVDRCVNKYMEIHTLVGKNLQESQITK; encoded by the coding sequence atgaatgataatataagcAAAGTAAATAGCACTGTTGTAGAACTTTTAGGTATGTCTGACTTATTTAAACGTATGCAGAACACGTGCTGGGTAAAATGTATTCCAGATGTACATGATTCATTTCTTTCAGTAGGTGAAACCAGTTGTGTTGATAGATgtgttaataaatatatggaaatacATACACTCGTTGGAAAAAATTTACAGGAATCTCAAATCACAAAATAA
- a CDS encoding zinc finger protein, putative: MTKKKKKKKEKNERERRKIFIIEYLKCNKEKYHFFNTTMNIKKKNNCDDNNGTLVGNNINNNKNIVCQNAKEKSSLLNLNIHGVKIEHECLINDDIFISTIKENELNNIHINKTCSLQDVEYYNVHLKNKFEKIYIHSHDNKMLNVDEEGEYNRSLNINGNENINENINVNINVNTNEGVNERIHDVSHNYEGNLPNNHINNNNNIINSSNEDNDVHVSVPSQNNHVQNKEECQQEERTNEGVNDINNDDNTNSINNDDNTNNINNNDHTNSINNNDNTNSINNNDNRNNNSDVSASSNGSPREGENVNSRETNNMNSRGISFIENGHSNISNEDDLNYYVITIREIRNNDLNRRDVDNISVEDEHIYSFTKCFISKILGYDIKPDLEEYNMNKIIRSILFILMLFILFCTEFLFVYNNLLKIKVDSKLVMIESNYNSTFVSNFLYQFNENDLKKSLVTENIIKEEITKGNFMLYNNMCVILNKLNINCNNFSDYYKLNDNNDNTEHLIEKTIKLYQQLKSKDFFVYKMKESIFSKCNDVSNKNLNNDDNYIFIYVSEKKILKISVLFLVLTIFFLCLRIALIISRILYDIILFIYMKGFRLSIESKKKYLSKYIWSVSTLYLLEIILGDECIVWWLHDIDPIFSYHFQYFIWIISFLSFGTFILHKILKICASRWDNINDRVSINHHNNNTDRNTLFGNSLHMNPLNENPEARTTRDENRQSVSLNNNNNNNNNNNNNVYTEFPNNNNNNINCTSISLSLKCVHDFLYGANIMFACIFLLLNLSKVPVITIIVTSVVLFIDILNDTYLEQVQLTATITNATFQRPRRKKFYIIENKKKKSFKNIFLMRINEHTYRDVTVDTINKNDKKNKLNNQIPLNHKNNNKYWDNKNGIFNIRNILNKKYLNKKKKSFKNTVNKNNENDIQDEINNNNNNNNLQENYELNNSIISTYEYCEICDERNKNVVLHPCMHGGFCEACIRCMIFNSLKLKDTYPCCPLCRNPIENVYKISYEDDERKVQANNILTIKRK; this comes from the exons atgacaaaaaaaaaaaaaaaaaaaaaagaaaaaaacgaaagagaaagaagaaaaatattcattattgAATATCTC aaatgtaataaaGAAAAGTATCATTTCTTTAATACAacaatgaatataaaaaaaaaaaataattgtgatgataataatggtaCCCTTGTTgggaataatataaataataataaaaatattgtatgTCAAAATGCAAAAGAGAAATCATCTCTTTTGAATCTGAATATACATGGGGTAAAAATTGAACATGAATGTTTAATAAATGATgacatatttatatctacaattaaagaaaatgaattaaataatatacatattaataaaacgTGTAGTTTACAAGATGtggaatattataatgttcatttaaaaaataaatttgaaaaaatatatattcattcacatgataataaaatgttaaATGTGGATGAAGAAGGCGAATATAATCGCAGCTTGAATATTAAtggaaatgaaaatataaatgaaaatataaatgtaaatataaatgtaaatacaAATGAAGGTGTAAATGAAAGGATACATGATGTAAGTCATAATTATGAAGGAAACCTTCCcaataatcatataaataataataataatattattaattcttCAAATGAAGATAATGATGTACATGTAAGCGTTCCCTCACAGAATAATCATGTgcaaaataaagaagaatgtCAACAAGAAGAAAGAACAAATGAGGGtgtaaatgatataaataatgatgataatacaaatagtataaataatgatgataatacaaataatataaataataacgaCCATACAAATAGTATAAACAATAACGACAATACAaatagtataaataataatgacaatagaaataataatagtgatgTGAGTGCTTCTTCGAATGGAAGCCCAAGAGAAGGAGAAAATGTAAATAGTAGAGAGACAAACAATATGAATAGTAGAGGAATAAGTTTCATAGAAAATGGTCATAGTAATATATCTAATGAAGatgatttaaattattatgttattACTATAAGagaaataagaaataatgaTTTAAATAGAAGAGATGTAGATAATATAAGTGTTGAAGAcgaacatatatattcatttacaaaatgttttattagTAAAATATTGGGTTATGATATAAAACCTGATttagaagaatataatatgaataaaataataagaagtattttatttatcttaatgttatttattttattttgtactgaatttctttttgtttataataatttattaaaaataaaagtagaTAGTAAATTAGTAATGATTGAATCTAATTATAATTCAACTTTTGtatctaattttttatatcagtTTAATGAgaatgatttaaaaaaatcattagttacagaaaatataataaaagaagaaataacaAAAGGAAATTTTATgttgtataataatatgtgtgtaattttaaataaattaaatattaattgtaataatttctcagattattataaattaaatgataataatgataatacgGAACATCTTATAGAAAAAActattaaattatatcaacaattaaaaagtaaggatttttttgtatataaaatgaaagaatCTATATTTTCTAAATGTAATGATGTGTccaataaaaatttaaataatgatgataattatatatttatatatgtttctgaaaagaaaatattaaaaattagtgttttatttttagtacTCACTATATTCTTTTTGTGCTTAAGAATAgcattaataatatcaagGATCTTATATgatatcatattattcatatatatgaaagGATTTAGATTATCAATagaaagtaaaaaaaaatatctatCCAAATATATATGGTCAGTATctactttatatttattagaaATTATATTAGGTGATGAATGTATAGTATGGTGGCTTCATGATATTGATCCAATTTTTAGTTATCACtttcaatattttatatggatTATATCTTTCCTTAGTTTTGGAACCTTTATTCTTCATAAAATTCTTAAAATATGTGCATCTCGAtgggataatataaatgatagaGTAAGTATAAATCAtcacaataataatacagaTCGTAATACCTTATTTGGTAATTCTCTACATATGAACCCATTAAATGAAAACCCTGAAGCTAGGACTACTAGAGATGAGAACCGTCAAAGTGTAAGCctgaacaataataataataataataataataataataacaatgttTATACTGAATTTCCAAACaacaataacaataatataaactgCACTTCTATATCTCTTTCTTTAAAATGTGTACACGACTTTCTCTATGGAGCTAATATTATGTTTGCAtgtattttcttattattgaATTTGAGCAAGGTTCCAGTAATTACCATTATAGTTACATCTGTAGTTttatttatagatatattaaatgacaCATATTTGGAACAGGTTCAATTAACAGCCACAATAACGAATGCAACGTTTCAGAGGCCAAGACGAaagaaattttatattattgaaaataagaaaaagaaaagttttaagaatatatttttaatgagAATAAATGAACATACCTATCGAGACGTAACCGTAgatacaataaataaaaatgataagaaaaataagcTTAACAATCAAATACCTTTAAATCATAAGAATAACAATAAATATTgggataataaaaatggtatatttaatatacgtaatattttaaacaaaaagtatttaaacaaaaaaaaaaaaagttttaaaaatacagtaaataaaaataatgaaaatgatatacaAGATGAaattaacaataataataataataataatctgCAGGAAAATTATGAACTTAATAATTCAATTATATCAACATATGAATATTGTGAAATATGTGATGAacgaaataaaaatgtagtATTACACCCATGTATGCATGGAGGTTTTTGTGAAGCATGTATTAGATGTATgatatttaattctttaaaattaaaagatacaTATCCTTGTTGTCCTTTATGTAGAAATCCTATTgaaaatgtttataaaatatcttatgaagatgatgaaagAAAGGTTCAAGCTAATAATATACTAACCatcaaaagaaaatga